One Eurosta solidaginis isolate ZX-2024a chromosome 1, ASM4086904v1, whole genome shotgun sequence genomic window, atgcatttttttcattttcaaggctccaaatcattttttatgtattttttttttcgtgtcattggcaaatgcaaaattggtaaatgcatttttttgcaaacaaaaatttcttttatggagatttagaaatcgatttttttgcaggctcaaagattatttttttgggtatgcgtagtggaactttttttcctgagcccaaatcctaaccAAAAATccatggcgcgatataggttaactttcgtccatacaaattgacccaggctaccttctactaacgttcgtatcgctaaattgttgaataaataactctaatattcaataatgcaaaatggtctttattaaagttctttacaataacactgatacttcacaaccaatagcttgcttaaatcaatctgattctgcttactcaacttttactccttttatactctgtgctgtgtcgttcgcatacttctaggcgtttcttcttctagaatttactacttgttcaccagctataaactcacaagctataaactacagatgcacgtttatagcttctcgcatagccatatacgcgtgtatatgtgagtgatacttccaccgatgactgtatacttttgtgagtatctcagatatatgcatgtttttgtgcatatctctccgcttcttgtatgtacataagtgtagacataatggttgatttgtttatgtcgatacaagtgactgcttagtatcggcttatagatgatagtatgccttagtgttgctaatattcatcacactgccctccacctaagtccgatcgtcccgatcagagcAATTTCCTGATATAAaagctgctagcatctccaaatgaaccacccttctatttcggggtttcccaatggtttgtatgcggtagatggtatcactgatcttctgcacatctttgtacgggccttcacaactgcaccaaaatttggatgtcgctcgcttcgttccgatatcccgtattccattaataaagctctggatttttaacctttcggtatattccacgggtgcgtccgcatgcGTTAAATGTGCCTGCCTTTCAACATccaacgcaaactcttgcaatgtttcaccaggcctctggaagctgttcagtaactccatttagtATATCTGTATCCTATGCTCGATTCCGTATCGCTTCTCTAGTgtgcccatcaatgcttcacaactgttacgttcgtactctcggatggtctgtaagatttctgctacaggccctttcaatgtcacgaacagtgcagcaacttcatcttcagcattgcagttgttcactgttgcggtcttctcaaactgaagcttaaacaccgtcaaaggatggtgtttttacctttggattactcgctgaaactgctgggcgatttagttgcaactggtccatacgaccttttaaatcgtCGACTTCTGCCCgaaattgagcaatttttgcatcctgcgcttccagttttgatgatacccttgcttcctgttcggACAGCTGCGAAGATATGCGAGCCTCTTGGCTTTCAACTGCtcggccatatatgtcttctgtttttctagctgtgtttccatctaGGATGTAAtctgtgccgacatttctgaaatacgcgtttcttgcgATTCCATcctggatgttatgcgtgtctcttgcgattccagttgggatgctatatatgttttctgttcttccagttgagatgacatatatgtcttctgttcttccagttgagtttccttcttggatgttactgtagacgtttgtgcagatattgcagccaatatcatgttcaagtatgtgctcgtaactgtctgcgatgtttcatttttctcttcaatttttgttgttgtctcttcCCCATCAGGTTGAAGGACATACTCCTCCACATTGATGCCTTCCGACTTCATAAACTGTCGTAGCCGTTCTTGAAGTTGGATCTTATTGcctgttgtattcaatccacggttctccaactcctttttcagttgctggatccttaattcatttaacttcgccatgtccttgttgtgctctgcaactctggaatttattcaacaattcctcttctgaaaccaattgtaacgaatttagggaaaatccgcttattttacaccttctactaatgttcgtatcgctaaactgttgaataaataactctaatattcaataatgcaaaatggcctttattaaagttcttcacaataacactgatacttcacaaccaatagcttgcttaaatcaaactgattctgcttactcagcttttgctccttttatactctctgctgtgtcaTTCGCATACATCTAGGCGtgtcttcttctagaatttacgatgcgcgtttatagcttctcgcatagccatatgcgcgtgtatatgtgagtgataattccaccgatgattgcatacttttgtgagtatctcagataaatgcatgtgtttgtgcatatctctccgcttcttatatgtacatatgtgtagacataatgattgatctatatatataaaaatgaatgcaatttttcgttgtgattttataactcaagaacgggctcacctatccaaaccaaattttttaggctttgttctgactattTAGTAGATGgtttgtattttgaaaaattaggAATCGGAtaacagggtctcgagatataggccaaaacgtggacccgggtaacactaggatattcttgtacaatatgggtatcaaacatatatttttcatgccgctccgtgactagggtctcgagatatagaccaaaacgtggacccggataactttaggatgtgtttgtacaatatgggtagcaaatgggagctgttgatgattgctatagtatagattattttatatgcccctccgtgactatgGTCCTGAGATATAGAtgttggaggatgatgcacattgggattcaacacttcatgatgcatctatttcggcttatcctcaacaaatacgaatgctatttgccattatattatcaacacGTATGCCATCAAAgccacttgaattatggaacaaatataaccattatattgcagaagatattttaatttgtatgcgtcatcatgcaagaaatcctgatttgttgataactttggaaatgtacaacgaagctttgataataattgaagatatgtgtctaacgattgcaaataaaacattagtacaattgggtaAGATCGTAtcaaatcgtgagatgcatgatctgtttgatcgtgaattTCAACGTTagcaggaattcaattctaatgatttgcgtttatttgtacaatcgaatataaccaaaatgaatattcagcaaaaacatgtatatgacacaatcatgcaagccattttcaataatgcaggtggattatatttcttggatgcaccgTGTGGTACatgcaaaacgttcgttatatcactgattttagcgactattcgatcggaacagaaaattgcatggcacttgcatcttcgggaattgctgctacattattagaaggtggtcggacagcacactctgcattaaaattgcctttgaatgtacaggtgattgaaactccaacttgcaatatttcaagaaattctgctatggcaaaagttctgcgattaacgtcaattattttatgggatggGTGTACAATGACGAatagaagcatttaatcgaacaatgcaagatttacgtggcaattaacagctttttggtggtgctttgatattactgtcaggagattttcgacaaacattgcctgtcattcctcgatcaactcctgctgatgaaataaatacctgtttgaagtcatcagttctttggagatatgtacaaaaattgacactgaacattaatatgcatattcacctacaaaatgatccagctacccatgagttttcaaaataattgttagaaattggtgatggcaaaatacaaatagacagaaccaacggattgatcacagtaccgaacaatttttgtacaattacgaaatcgatagatgaattgattgaatgtgtttttccaaatattcttcagaattacagaaatcatgattggttgagagaacgcgccattttagcaccgaagaacattcatatcaatgccattaattttcaaactcaagcaaaactcccaggtgtagtcacgacatataaatcaattgacagtgctataAATCAAtatgaggcaatgaattatccaactgaatttttaaattcattagaactggctggtatgccaccgcattgtttgaatctgcAAGTGGGttttttgattatattattgcgaagtactaatccaccaaaactgtgtaatggcaccagacTCGCAGTGAAAAATTgattgccaaatttgattgaagctacgatcttaactggtaaatcaaaaggagacatttGTTTAAtatccctatgattccaactgatatgccatttgaattcaaacgtttacaatatcctgtgcgtttatcatttgcgatgtccatcaacaaagcccaagaGCAAACACTTAACGTGTGTGGTGTGAGTTTGGgggaatcatgtttttcacatggccaactttatgttgcctgttccagagtcggtacccccagccggttgtttattcatgctcaaaatggaaaaaaaatattgtttatccaaatgttttggattaggTTAAAATAGCTAGCactaataaaatatcttttttttttgtaataaatgagtttgatttaatatttcactttatacgtagcgaagcacgtTCCGGGCCGCtggtttgtttatgtagatacaagtgactgcttagtatcggcttagagatgatagtatgccttagtgtttctaatattcgtcacaatattttaaatAAGTTTGGAGAATCCATGAGAATAAAACCTTTTTGTTATACGGTTATACTACAATATAAAAAACACCTAGGGATTTCCTTTCTTTAGGCTGCTCAGCGATCTCTTCGCATTTTATCCGTTTTTCTTTTCAATATCATCAGTATATGCAGTAAATGAATGCTACCTTTTTCATTAGCTTTTTCATCCTGCAAATCTGTTTATCTTCTTTCAGTTCTAACGGTCCTGCCGTATCAAATTTGCTAGGAATTCAGTACAAAGTTAAGTAAGGTCTTAATACAGCGCTGACACCATCACCATTAATTGGCTCTTTAACTCCTGGGCGATTTTGGCCATCTCATAGAAAAGCATGATAATCATGCGTTTGGGTTAAACAAATAAGATCAAGCGCTCCTCAGCCTGTTTCTTCTAACTCAATGGGGGTCTTCCCCTTCCTCTGCTACCAAATTCGTGtggtgatacaattttttttaggcCTCAGCGTCTTCATCCATTTGCATTACACATTCCCAGCAAAAGAAAGTCCTGGTTTGTTTTTTCATTACAATATGTTCATAGCTGTGTAAAGCTCATAGATCCAGCCATATACATCACTGGGATGGACCATAAATATTGCTCTTGTGAGTAGAGACTTATAGATATAAGACTTTTTTTCAATTCAATGCTTAGTCGAAAATatatttgttggcaagagtgattctacTTTGTTTCTTGGCTGACATAGTTTTCGCTGGTTCCTTAACAGTCTTCTACATTTTGCAGCACTGATataaagtacatatataaatataaacatagcATAGTACACAACATACAGAACGTTAACAGACAGAACATTCAGTTGCAATTCATTGTTTCCACGCCGCTCATTTAAAACCAAACCGCTAAATTACATTAAGTTTGCTTTAATCATAATTCATAAGTCGCAACACatgtataaaataattatttacatagataaaaaaatgaaaatgtaaatggTTATTATATATAActttgtacattatttttaaaattagttAAACCTCAAAAATTAATCATGCACATATTCATAACATGCAACATTACATACTTAAACTCATTCACCAacgtttttgaaaactttttttttttacttgataCTTTAACATATCTCTTCTCACAATTGTTAATGAACACTCCTCCCCTTCAACGTTTATGTACGAATTCTGAAACTCAAATTGTTATACTTCACATTTGTACTATGTACTTGTCTAAATGTATTCGAACAAAAATCTgaaaccaaattaaaaacaaaaaactatcgaaaacccaagaATGAGAAAAATCAAATTATGAAATCAAACGTTTGGTTACGTTTGGTTTGGTACGATTATCAATTACAATGGGATGAAGCCGATTATGGTGGTATTGGTGTATTACGTTTGCCCCCCGATAAGGTTTGGAAACCGGATATTGTATTATTCAATAAGTGAGTAAACCATCAGTAAGGATCAGAAAATATGCCATGTATAtaacaaacaatttttgtttgatttctaaaaatttgaacAATTTTCAAATCTACTTATATTTAAAACTAATTTATTCGTTTTTTATTAACTCATATTTACAAGTGCGGATGGCAACTACGAAGTACGTTACAAGTCTAATGTATTAATTTATCCTACGGGTGAAGTGCTTTGGGTACCACCAGCGATTTATCAGAGCTCCTGCACAATCGACGTCACCTATTTTCCATTCGATCAACAGACATGTATTATGAAATTTGGTTCATGGACGTTTAATGGCGATCAGGTGTCGTTAGCTCTATACAACAATAAGAATTTTGTTGATCTTTCTGATTATTGGAAATCGGGCACATGGGACATCATTGAGGTACCAGCCTATTTGAATGTCTATGAAGGCGATGGTAATCATCCAACGGAGACAGACATCACATTTTACATAATTATACGTCGCAAAACCTTATTCTACACCGTGAATTTAATTTTGCCTACTGTCCTCATCTCATTCTTATGCGTTTTGGTGTTTTATCTACCTGCTGAGGCTGGCGAAAAGGTAATATCCAAccattgtttatatatatgtagcaaAATTCAGGATGTAAAAATGTTAGTAAATATTTTACACAATGCTATCAATTAAAATCAATCAAGCTAATTAACAACTAAACTGTTTTTGTTTACAATCAAATCAGGTCACATTAGGAATTAGTATTCTACTGTCATTGGTTGTGTTCCTATTGCTCGTATCTAAGATTCTTCCGCCAACTTCGCTAGTACTGCCACTCATTGCCAAATATTTATTATTCACATTCATTATGAATACGGTTTCAATTTTGGTGACAGTAATTATCATTAACTGGAACTTTCGCGGTCCTCGCACTCATCGCATGCCTATGTGGATACGAACTGTATTTCTTCATTATCTTCCCGCCTTTTTGCTGATGAAACGTCCACGTAAAACAAGATTGCGTTGGATGATGGAAATGCCCGGTATGAGTATGCCAGCGCATCCACATCCATCTTATGGATCGCCAGCTGAGTTGCCCAAACATATCAGGTATCAATAAGCTCAGttacttatttttattgttttgcatGAAATGAATTTTTCATTTATATCTAGCGCAATTGGGGGGAAACAATCAAAAATGGAAGTTATGGAGCTCTCGGACTTGCATCATCCCAATTGCAAAATAAATCGTAAAGTTAACAGTGGTGCTGACCTAGGAATTGGCGAACAATGTCGACGTGAAAGTGAATCATCCGATTCGATTTTACTTTCGCCAGAGGCTAGCAAAGCCACAGAGGCAGTGGAATTCATAGCAGAACATTTACGAAATGAAGATCTGTACATTCAGGTATGTTAGTTGGCTATAAGTTCAGTCAGAAGAATTATATTTTGAAATGTTTGGCTACGTTAAACTGCGTCAGTTACCTTCTTTCTTAAAGCTTATTGTGATACCACTTGTGTCTGATAACTTTCTTTTCAACAGAGGCACGCAACTCTGGTCCACGCTTTTGCTTAATTTATCGAAGCGTGCACAGATTTTTTCAGATACCTGATTTGGACCCCACTCCACAAAAAAATGAGTTAAGTCAAATACCACTACGTCCCCCATAAAATCGGAGTGTATAAGGGACTAAATGCTACCTTCATTGGCGAAAGAACCTCTCAGTGCACAGGGAATTCAAGTATTTGTGCAGCgcaatatttagcaggcgaggctccgATGACCCCAAATTCTTCTCGATAGGAGGTGGTTGGAGGTCATCTCATACAATACTTTGTAATCGGCGCATAATTTATTCAAATAGTCTAAAGCATACGAGTGATCCAAGCCAAATAGTTAAACATCTTTGGTATGGCGtattaatgtatatacatatacctcTCTGCGAGAAAAGACCCCTAACTCGAAATTGGTAAAACCGGTAGATATCTTTATTACCTTCTGAGCTATGAGCAGTTAAAGTGCACAGTAATTGTGCACCCGACCTATAATATACGAGTACCTATGCATCTGCTCGCCGTATCAAGTCAACAACTTTTGAGTTAAAAGCCTCATCTCGCAGAGCGTCACATATAATAAAAGAATTATATAGGTACTGTCGTAGTGAGCTTGCCTTAGCACCACCTCCCAACCCCCAATGCGGTTGAGAAAACAAGATCATCCAAGATTTGTTCAAAATATCCCTATTTGTTAATTTACATATTTGTAAAGAAACTAGTGTACCCAGCAGAATTTTTTCTGCCTGGAAAAATGGTTTGCCTACCTTTAAAATGTGATTATATGttcaactagcagacccgtcagaagttgttctgccctaaatttggtctatctgtagacattttaataagatttctccgtctaactctgccctcccccctattcactttttcttaatcttttcatTCAATCATgccccgtctttttcgcttcatctatctctatcttcgtctcactctatctctttctcagtgtctttctccttccctcttttctctcctctcaagttcttctcattcttcttcatcccttgttTCCAGTCCCAGAGGGCGGCATGTAttttttccagtcccattccgagtcccagtcccactccgagtctcattcCCAGTCAAAaatcctaatcacagtcccagtccgtctctggtctacttcccagaaaaaaggatcgtaaatactaatataggcaaatttatcaaaatttcaggcaaatcgaataggacgtatgtaaataggtatgtgggtattatgtATCCATGTTTTTATtacggcttcgcatgcatatttatcagttttgccaggttaatgcgactaaaatatcaccatgaaaattactttagagctctcagcaacagctttcatttgatatccacattacgcacacattctaggggtatccgggtccacgttttggcctatatctcgagaccctagtcacccaggggtacgaaaaataccccgtaccaaagtactcataaacagcttccatttgatacccatattgtacaaacacattccaggattacacaggtccacgttttgatctcaagaccctagctagaacgggataaaaagtaacctatgtccgtctcctggttctatgCTACCTtcccaccaattttcagccaaatcggttcatccgttcttgggttataaatagtgtaactaacaccactttcttttatacatatatatcacattagaaacttcaaaaataacagtatttctccactatttaattgATGTTATTATTAATACGAACCTTCCCCTTCAATCACTCTATCCAATAAAAGAAgacgcatcaaaatccgttgcgtagttttaaagctTTAaccattcaaagggacatagggacagaaaaccGACTTTGTTTTATGCTATATACACTGAACCAAAAAGGTacgtaatatcaataaaaaagtaCATTgtcacaattaaaattttattaaaaatgagctaataaattatttaattgtcACAATACACATCGATGattgaatttaataaaactatttattaaatttattttttgaattcTATTACGTATTTATTGGCAGGACGTACAATTTGttcattttaataaataaataaattaatttttcacacagattcaataaaaagttcgctacacctattaatattttatcgaatttaattactttttttattaaatttaataaatgtttAATATAAAGTTCGCTACaactattaatatgtcattgaatttaattaatttttatactcagttgagcagagctcacagagtatattaagtttgattggataacggttggttgtacatatataaaggaatcgagatagatatagacttccatatatcaaaataatcaggatcgaaaaaaaatttgattgagccatgtccgtccgtccgtccgttaacacgataacttgagtaaattttgaggtatcttgatcaaatttggtatgtaggttcctgagcactcatctcagatctctatttaaaatgaacgatatcgtactataaccacgcctactttttcgatatcgaaaatttcgaaaaaccgaaaaagtgcgataattcattacaaaagaccgataaagcgacaaaacttggtagatgagttgaacttgtgacgcaaaatagaaaattagtaaaattttggacaatgggcgtggcaccgcccacttttaaaataaggtaatttaaaacttttgcaagctgtaatttggcagtcgttgaagatatcatgatgaaatttggcaggaacgttactcttattactatatgtacgcttaataaaaattagcaaaatcggagaaggactacgcccacttttaaaaaaaaatttttttaaaagtaaaattttaacaaaaaatttaatatctttacagtatataagtaaattatgtcaagatccaactccagtaatgatatggtgcaacgaaatacaaaaataaaagaaaatttaaaaatgggcgtggctccgccctttttcatttaatttgtctaggatacttttaacgccataagtcgaacaaaaattaaccaatcatattgaaatttggtaggggcatagattttatggcgttaactgttttttgtgaaaatgggcgaaatcggttgatgccacgcccagtttttatacacagtcgtccgtctgtccttccgcatggccgttaacacgataacttgagcaaaaatcgatatatctttactaaactcagttcacgtacttatctgaactcactttatcttggtatgaaaaatgaacgaaatccgactatgaccacgcccactttttccatatcgaaaattacgaaaaattaaaaaatgccataattctataccaaatacgaaaaaagggatgaaatatggtaaggtaattggattgttttattgacgcgaaatataactttagaaaaaactttataaaatggttgtgacacctaccatattaagtagaagaaaatgaaaaagttctgcagggcgaaataaaaaacccttaaaatcttggcaggtattacatatataaataaattagcggtatccaacagatgatgttctgggtcaccctggtccacattttggtcgatatctggaaaacgccttcacatacaccactaccaccactcccttttaaaactcacattaatacctttaatttgatacccatatcgtacaaactcattctagagtcacccctggtccacctttatggcgatatttcgaaaaggcgaacacctatagaacgaaggcccactcccttttaaaaatactcattaacacctttcacttgatacccatatcgtacaaacaaagtctagagtcacccctggtccacctttattgcgatacctcgaaaatgcgtccacctatagaactaaggcccactccctcttaaaatactcattaactcctttcgtttgatacccatattgcacaaacgaattctagagtcacccctggcccacctttatggcgatatctcgaaaaggcgtccacctataaaactaagccccacgcccttttaaaataatcattaacacctttcatttgatacccatatcatacaaacaaattctaaagtcacccctggtccacctttatggcgatatctcgaaaaggcgaacacctataaaacgaaggcccactcccttttaaaaatacccattaacacctttcatttgatacccatatcgtacaaacaaagtctagagtcaccccggttccacctttattgcgatacctcgaaaatgcgtccacctatagaactaaggcccactccctcttaaaatactcattaactcctttcgtttgatacccatattgcacaaacgaattctagagtcacccctggcccacctttatggcgatacctcgaaacggcgtccacctatagaactaaggcccactcccttttaaaatactcattaacacattttgtttgatgcccatattgtgcaaacaaattctaggttcacccctggtccacctttatggcgatatctcgaaacggcgtccacctatggaactaaggattactcccttttaaaatgctcattaacacctttcatttgatacccatatcgtacaaacgcattctggagtcacccctggtccatctttacggcgatatctcgaaaaggcgtccatctatagtacttaggtccacgcccttttaaaatactcattaatacctttcatttgatacccatatcctacaaacgcattctagagtcaaccctgagccacctttatggctatatccctaaatggcgtccacctatagaactatggcccactccctcataaaatactctttaatgcctttcatttgatacacatgtcat contains:
- the nAChRbeta1 gene encoding acetylcholine receptor subunit beta-like 1 isoform X1; the protein is MEFKQSTYWLGKSLGLTILLLLFFGNSRGVSASEDEERLVRDLFRGYNKLIRPVQNMTQKVGVRFGLAFVQLINVNEKNQIMKSNVWLRLVWYDYQLQWDEADYGGIGVLRLPPDKVWKPDIVLFNNADGNYEVRYKSNVLIYPTGEVLWVPPAIYQSSCTIDVTYFPFDQQTCIMKFGSWTFNGDQVSLALYNNKNFVDLSDYWKSGTWDIIEVPAYLNVYEGDGNHPTETDITFYIIIRRKTLFYTVNLILPTVLISFLCVLVFYLPAEAGEKVTLGISILLSLVVFLLLVSKILPPTSLVLPLIAKYLLFTFIMNTVSILVTVIIINWNFRGPRTHRMPMWIRTVFLHYLPAFLLMKRPRKTRLRWMMEMPGMSMPAHPHPSYGSPAELPKHISAIGGKQSKMEVMELSDLHHPNCKINRKVNSGADLGIGEQCRRESESSDSILLSPEASKATEAVEFIAEHLRNEDLYIQTREDWKYVAMVIDRLQLYIFFIVTTAGTVGILMDAPHIFEYVDQDRIIEIYRGK
- the nAChRbeta1 gene encoding acetylcholine receptor subunit beta-like 1 isoform X2; amino-acid sequence: MTQKVGVRFGLAFVQLINVNEKNQIMKSNVWLRLVWYDYQLQWDEADYGGIGVLRLPPDKVWKPDIVLFNNADGNYEVRYKSNVLIYPTGEVLWVPPAIYQSSCTIDVTYFPFDQQTCIMKFGSWTFNGDQVSLALYNNKNFVDLSDYWKSGTWDIIEVPAYLNVYEGDGNHPTETDITFYIIIRRKTLFYTVNLILPTVLISFLCVLVFYLPAEAGEKVTLGISILLSLVVFLLLVSKILPPTSLVLPLIAKYLLFTFIMNTVSILVTVIIINWNFRGPRTHRMPMWIRTVFLHYLPAFLLMKRPRKTRLRWMMEMPGMSMPAHPHPSYGSPAELPKHISAIGGKQSKMEVMELSDLHHPNCKINRKVNSGADLGIGEQCRRESESSDSILLSPEASKATEAVEFIAEHLRNEDLYIQTREDWKYVAMVIDRLQLYIFFIVTTAGTVGILMDAPHIFEYVDQDRIIEIYRGK